DNA from Candidatus Lernaella stagnicola:
ATGCAGACCTGAACTGCCCACACCGATGATTTTGTCGCCCACCGTAATGGTCGAGCCGTCAATCACGCGCTCGTTGTCGACCACGCCCACGGTGAAACCGGCCAAGTCGTACTCGCCCGCGGGATACATATCGGGCATTTCGGCCGTTTCGCCGCCCACCAGGCTGCATTCAGCCTCCTTGCATCCGGCAACAATGCCTTCTACGACCTTCACGGCCGTATCTACCGAGAGTTTCCCCGTGGCGAAATAATCGAGGAAAAAGAGTGGCTGCGCGCCCATCACGACGATGTCGTTGACGCACATGGCAACCAAATCGATGCCCACGGTGTGGTGAACACCGGTCATAAAGGCAATTTTCAATTTGGTGCCGACGCCGTCGGTCGAGGTGACCAGCAGGGCGTCGCCGCTCCGGTAGTGTTCGCTCGCTAACGAAAACGCCGCGCCAAAACCGCCGATTTCGGTGTGCACCCCCGGTCGGAAGGTGGACTGAACCAAGGGTTTGATGCGCTTAACAAATTCGTTACCGGCGTCGATGTCTACGCCGGCATCTCGATATGTACGAGTTTTTTTCAAGGTGGACGCTCCTAGGGTTCCAATTTGAAAAGCGAAAAAGATATAGCGGACGGCCCATAAAAAGTCAAAGGCAAATACGCGAAGGCGGTTTATCTGGCCAGAAATTCTCGTATAATAGATATTTCAATCCATCGCGGCTTTCGCGCCGCCGGCGAGGACCGTTTACGAAGTTGGAGAGTAATGAAATCGTATCGGGTTAGTTACTACGGCGATATCGCGCAATTCCATGTCCGGGAACAACTGCTGTCGCTCGCGGCGCAGCGCGAAAGTGGTGTGCTCTTTCTGCGGCGGGAACGCGTTCTGGCGAAGATTTATTTCGAGAAGGGGAAAATCGTCTTCGCGCAAACCAATCGGGCGCGCGATTCCTTTGTCCGCTACTTATTCGAGGAAGGCCAACTTGATCTGGCCACGTTGGAGGGATGGCGGGAGAAAATCGCCGACGAAACCGAGTCGCAGTCTTTCGCCGATTACTATGTCGAGAAAGCCGGGCTCTCCAAAGAGCAGTTCCAACGAACCATACAAGATTGGCTGCAAACGCTTCTGCGGGACATCATTCGTTGGTACCGCGGTTCCTATGTCTATCTTTTTGACGATCCCCTGCCACCCAACGCCGAGACGCTACGCGTATCGTTGGCGCCCTTTACGTTGGTCGTGGATTCGGCAACGGTCGAAATGCGTAAGAGCTTTCTGAGGCGGCACTTCCGGGACAATCTTGACGATCCCATCCTCCTGGCCGATTCGACCGATAAGATCGTCGAGCGCCTGCGGCTTCAAGACGCCGACGCCGAGTTCGTGCACGGTTTGGAGGGCGGCGTTACGGTTAAAAACGCCATTCTGGG
Protein-coding regions in this window:
- the purM gene encoding phosphoribosylformylglycinamidine cyclo-ligase, with the translated sequence MKKTRTYRDAGVDIDAGNEFVKRIKPLVQSTFRPGVHTEIGGFGAAFSLASEHYRSGDALLVTSTDGVGTKLKIAFMTGVHHTVGIDLVAMCVNDIVVMGAQPLFFLDYFATGKLSVDTAVKVVEGIVAGCKEAECSLVGGETAEMPDMYPAGEYDLAGFTVGVVDNERVIDGSTITVGDKIIGVGSSGLHSNGFSLVRKVLFQEGGFSVDDAIEELGGRPLGEELLTPTKIYVKPIQSVIRDVQVKGIAHITGGGLVDNLPRILPDRCQARVFVNSWEPQPIFAFLQNQAGIEQREMFRTFNCGVGLTLICRESETDTVLDRLTGMGEKAWILGEVASRGDDDPAIEFV